The Solea senegalensis isolate Sse05_10M linkage group LG11, IFAPA_SoseM_1, whole genome shotgun sequence genomic interval ACTGCTGATTTGGTTATGTGAGCTTCACTGTTGAGTGGATGCATTTCTGTTCCTGCCCTTGAtttggttttagtttttgttcatAGTCCGTATGCTTCCATACACAGATAAGTCGAGCTACAGTTGTAGCCTAACATATCCCACAATTTATTACACGACAGAGACCAATGTCTAAACAAATGGCCaggagtttttaaaaaagctttatTGAAGTGAACATTCAAGTATGGAAAATAACCACTTAAACAATAACACTCAAAAACAGATAAAAGATCCTACTTTTGAAACAAATGGTGCATATAAGGGGATgcttgaaataataataacaaataagaTATAATGTAAGGTACAACTATTTGTTTATAAATATTGACACACTTACTGTGAAATAATAAACGAATGAATTCCAGTCTTGGTTTAATCTCTAAAagtaaatagaaaaataaaaacacacaaaagttgGGGCTGATAAAGAAGTTGTCCTTGAAGGTAAGGTGAAGGAGGGATTGAGCTTtatatactttgtcagctgcaGCCCAGGTACGATGCAGACACTCTCGGAGCCTACCTCGAACATGGCAGCCCACCAACACTGTAGTTGTGCATTCAGAGCATGACCCGTGCTCTGCCAAGTTTCAAGTGCAAAGCCACCATATTCTGTGTGAAAGGTCCAGGCTGCTGCTGAGGAAATGGATTCTGGTTGAGAGAAACCAGGTAGTAGACAttagaatatgtttttttttttgtttgttattattgttatacaaataaaaatgtgagtaAATTATCCTGCGCTCATTGATGATGAGGTTGAACAATTGATAGATTTCAaattgattaaataataattaattatatataatatatataattaaaccGTGACTCAATTTTTCcttccattttattttagaaacaaCATATTCTTTAGTTCTCTTCCTTGGCAGTAGAGTGTAGTAGTCATGCCTCAAAGATACATCATGATTTAAATGTATTGCACAATATTATCTGAAGCTCACAAGTTAAAATCATACTGTCATGAAGGGACAATTTATTATTGGACTTTTGTATTGGATTTGGCAGAGATAAGGTGTAGCTTTGTGGACCTATAAATTACCAGCtgataatacagtatatattcagtgcttaacacatttattagaccacctgtcattaAAAAGAATGACAGgtgagaaaacataaatatttatatacatatatatatatatatatatacacacacacactgtataaagGTCCAGAATTGAATGCATAtattgatcatcatcatcatctttgcTGAAGCAGACAGACTTGTTCATCTTAAAAACAGAAGAGCAGCACATTCTCAATTTTGACCTTGAAAAATCATTGAACCTATGAAATGATTATCGGCTAATAAGTCATCGTACCAGAGGACAGaccttgtctgtgtgtgtgtgtgtgtgtgtgtgtgacttggtGCTGTTCACTGAGCTACTGTACAGATTCTACAGGCATTGACTTTGTTTTCACATCTAGCAGAGTAGCAGAGTCGGCCTGTGTTCATGTGAGGATTCATTCATAGAGAGTCTGGCACAAAGCTGAGACACGTGGCCTTtgtcgctcctcctcctccttctcctccttctccctcctctcttttcatATTTCACTGTGATGGTGTATTTGTGCATACTGAAACTTTCTCTCATtgaatttttatttaacataaaagaaagaaaatgcagattAGCATTTATCTAAGCCAAAAGCTGCAATCatctcctctccactcctctccactcctctcctcccctctctctcttccctccatTTTCTCTGTAACCACCTTGAACCAGTGCAGTTACACAATCTTCGTCCTACTTTTACTTTATGTCATCATAGCACCATCTGCTGGTGAGCAAgtaaagttgaaaaaaaatgtaataatacatgaacaaatcattaaaactgtggcttgtgcttttctctttttgtttttctgtgaagcATAATTCGTTAATTCTCCAGAACAATTTTCAGTGTTTGGTGACATAACGAAGAGCAAttttaatatttgacatttttgtgttaaattCCACATCAAATGACTAAAAGCAAATTTGTATTATTTCTCATTATTCTGCACAAATTGCAATAAGATTCATCTCTACCTCACTGCTGTGGTCTTGGTCACTAATTCATCAGTTCTCCTTCGTCCCAGGCCCGATCAGCAGTATCCTTGTGAACAGATTTGGCAGTCGTCCAATCATCCTCGTCGGTGGTTGTCTGGCGGGGTCAGGACTGGTCGCGGCCTCCTTCTGCCACACAGTGGAGCAGCTCTACTTCTTCATAGGAGTAGTGGGAGGTTAGTGCTTTGGCCTCATCCATTACAACCGTATGATTTTGCCTTGGTTAAATGTTAACCTCTCTTTGTCTTGCTCCAGGTTTGGGACTTGCATTCAACTTGAATCCAGCCCTCACTATGATCGGTAAATACTTTTACAAGCGTAGGCCCATCGCTAATGGCATCGCCATGGCAGGCAGCCCGGTGTTTCTGTCCACCCTGGCTCCTCTCAACTCCTGGCTCTATGATGAGTTTGGGTGGAGAGGCAGCTTCCTCATACTGGGCGGACTCCTGCTTAACTGCTGTGTGGCTGGCTCCCTAATGCGCCCCATCGGACCCAAACCTCAGCCCGCAAAGCCCGACGCGGAGGCTGGGGAGACCAAAGCAGTGGACGCAGTACAGCCACAGCAAAAGAAGACGGTCCTGCAGACCATCAACTCCTTCATTGACCTGACACTGTTCAAACATCGCGGTTTCCTGCTGTACCTGTTGGGAAATGTGATTATGTTCTTCGGCCTCTTTGCTCCACTTGTCTTCCTTTCGAACTTTGCTAAGAGTAAAGACATCAGCAAAGACAAGGCGGCTTTCCTTCTGTCAGTTCTAGcctttgttgacatgtttgcCCGGCCCTCCATGGGCCTGCTTGCTAACACCAAGTGGGTCCGGCCCAGGATACAGTACTTCTTTGCTGCTGCCGTCCTTTACAACGGCGTGTGTCACGTGATGGCACCGGTGACAAAGGACTACACTGGATTTGTGGTGTACGCCATCTTCTTTGGTTTTGCCTTCGGGTGGCTGAGTTCAGTGTTGTTTGAGACACTGATGGACCTGGTGGGGGCTCAGAGGTTTTCTTCAGCTGTAGGTCTTGTCACTATAGTGGAGTGTGCACCAGTGCTGTTGGGCCCACCGCTAACAGGTAAGACATCCAGCctgcttttgtgttgtttgtgtttagttATGATTACATCTTCTggggatatactgtatgttatgggTCAATTTCAGGTTTGATTTCATGTTTTCTAACCAATTGTTGACCTCgcgagtgctttctctagtttggATTTTAGAAAATACGaatcattttccattttcactcCTACACTCCTGAGAATTCGCCTAATGGGACtaattaaatacttttttatgcTGTTGCTCCTTCTCATCTAATCCTGTGTGTTTCACATAAACATTAGGACTGACAATATATTTAGTTATCGGTTAACCTGCTgataaaatatgacaactttgTGAATTGAATCATTTACTGGAACTTGTTTTGACATTTAAGATTTTAGGCAGTGAACAACATACTGTTCCACCCCATGAATAAGTTATTAGTCAACTAAGCATAAACTATTTTGTAAGTCAAATATGTTCTACTTCTTCATATCGATAAACTCATTATCTTAGGTTGAATTAGAACGGTGTACATGAACAAGCAATTTTAAAACACCACTCGGCTGCCGGGAACTCATGCAATTCATGGCATTTTTATGTTTCATACACCAAATGATTTATTGCGAACACTATTCCCTAGGTAATTGATTGTCA includes:
- the LOC122777615 gene encoding monocarboxylate transporter 1-like, translating into MPPALGGPVGYTPPEGGWGWAVVVGAFISIGFSYAFPKSITVFFKDIEIIFNATPSQVSWISSIMLAVMYAGGPISSILVNRFGSRPIILVGGCLAGSGLVAASFCHTVEQLYFFIGVVGGLGLAFNLNPALTMIGKYFYKRRPIANGIAMAGSPVFLSTLAPLNSWLYDEFGWRGSFLILGGLLLNCCVAGSLMRPIGPKPQPAKPDAEAGETKAVDAVQPQQKKTVLQTINSFIDLTLFKHRGFLLYLLGNVIMFFGLFAPLVFLSNFAKSKDISKDKAAFLLSVLAFVDMFARPSMGLLANTKWVRPRIQYFFAAAVLYNGVCHVMAPVTKDYTGFVVYAIFFGFAFGWLSSVLFETLMDLVGAQRFSSAVGLVTIVECAPVLLGPPLTGAFYNDYKTYEYTYLTCGIILIIASVFLFVGMGINYRMLDRERKEEERRAREEPKEECAAMLAPSSPSKSNEGASEETDAVVRVEDVAKMDEDTV